The Candidatus Obscuribacterales bacterium genome includes a region encoding these proteins:
- a CDS encoding PAS domain S-box protein — MSAHQTLVSDQASLLSTLLNSLPTAAALLDVEMNYLAVNEYWLRLVAIAGDVRSDWVGHSHGHYFPDHAKRWEQILATCQTDGSYQWQDDQPGFTQGGLCWTARAWVDGVSSATSLGHSAGLLLMADEVTFCPLPQGRSPRQVQKEQIIHSLSSQIHQLLDLQQILQTTVKEVRQFLDTDRVLIYQFASDWSGTIVVESVVDECASVLGTSLRDPCFSEKYIEPYRHGRIHVVNNVQHANLVPCYVDFLKQFQVQANLVAPIICNGILWGLICVHECRTARAWQPIEMNLVEQLATHVGIAIQQAELYQQQQQQLAEQEMTLERAMADRFSKEAALRRSEQRRSLLFEQTPIAVVELDHQLRVTAWNRAAERVFGYSASEAVGQSIQDLIVPANEHQFVEDVLLSLMDSGTSYQSENTNVTKSGDYILCEWHDVRLVDEHGRLVGIASLAIDITQRKHAEYALRQSEAALRVQAQQLECTLNELKRTQMQLVQSEKMSSLGQLVAGVAHEINNPVNFIYGNLTHAHRYLADMIEVLNLYRLHYPEPVAPVQAAIAQVELDYLIEDFPKTLDSMQVGTERIRQIIGSLRNFSRLDEAALKRADIHEGMESTLMILQSRLKSTVNRSGITIKKDYGPLPWVECFPGPLNQVFMNILSNAIDALDDMRSLPGVEPTIHIATQQIHENLIQIQIRDNGPGIASNLHHRIFDPFFTTKEPGKGTGLGLSICYQIITDRHSGQLRCLSEPDQGTEFIIEIPVIQPRSPS; from the coding sequence ACTCCCACGGGCATTATTTTCCAGACCATGCAAAGCGCTGGGAGCAGATTTTGGCAACCTGTCAGACGGATGGTTCCTATCAATGGCAAGACGATCAACCTGGCTTCACACAGGGAGGTCTATGCTGGACAGCGCGTGCTTGGGTCGATGGAGTGAGCTCAGCGACTTCCTTGGGTCATTCAGCCGGTCTCTTGTTGATGGCGGATGAGGTGACCTTTTGTCCCTTGCCGCAAGGGCGATCGCCCCGCCAGGTTCAAAAGGAGCAGATCATTCATTCACTATCGTCACAAATTCATCAACTTCTTGACTTGCAGCAAATTTTACAGACCACCGTCAAAGAAGTACGGCAATTCTTAGACACAGATCGGGTCTTGATCTATCAATTTGCCTCAGACTGGAGCGGCACCATTGTGGTGGAATCCGTGGTGGACGAATGTGCCTCCGTATTAGGAACGTCTCTACGCGATCCTTGTTTTTCCGAAAAATATATTGAGCCCTATCGCCACGGCCGCATCCATGTGGTGAACAATGTTCAGCACGCCAACCTCGTGCCCTGCTACGTTGATTTTCTCAAGCAATTTCAGGTGCAGGCGAATCTCGTCGCTCCCATCATTTGCAACGGCATTCTTTGGGGATTAATTTGCGTCCATGAGTGCCGAACTGCCCGAGCTTGGCAACCTATTGAAATGAACTTAGTGGAGCAACTGGCCACCCATGTCGGTATCGCCATCCAGCAGGCCGAGCTCTATCAGCAACAGCAACAGCAGCTTGCAGAACAAGAGATGACCCTAGAGCGAGCCATGGCCGATCGCTTTTCTAAAGAAGCTGCCCTGCGTCGGTCAGAACAACGGCGATCGCTCTTGTTTGAACAAACCCCCATTGCTGTTGTAGAACTTGACCATCAACTACGGGTTACAGCCTGGAACCGGGCGGCGGAGCGTGTCTTTGGCTATAGTGCCAGCGAAGCCGTGGGGCAATCGATTCAAGACCTGATTGTGCCCGCTAACGAGCATCAGTTTGTGGAAGATGTACTGCTGTCGCTGATGGATAGCGGCACCAGTTACCAGAGTGAAAATACCAACGTTACCAAGTCGGGCGACTACATTCTTTGTGAATGGCATGATGTGCGCCTTGTAGACGAACATGGCAGACTTGTGGGTATTGCCTCTCTAGCAATCGATATTACCCAGCGCAAACATGCTGAATATGCCTTACGGCAGTCGGAAGCAGCTCTGCGGGTTCAAGCTCAGCAGCTAGAATGTACCCTCAATGAGCTAAAACGTACCCAGATGCAGTTGGTGCAAAGTGAGAAAATGTCTAGTCTGGGGCAGCTTGTGGCAGGGGTAGCCCATGAGATCAACAATCCCGTGAATTTTATCTATGGTAACCTCACTCATGCCCATCGATATCTAGCGGATATGATAGAGGTACTAAATCTCTATCGTTTACACTATCCAGAGCCAGTTGCCCCAGTGCAGGCAGCGATCGCCCAAGTAGAGTTAGATTACCTGATTGAAGATTTCCCAAAAACCTTAGATTCTATGCAGGTTGGGACAGAGCGCATTCGTCAAATTATTGGCAGTTTGCGTAACTTCTCGCGCCTCGATGAAGCCGCCTTAAAACGGGCAGATATTCATGAAGGTATGGAAAGCACGCTGATGATTTTACAGAGTCGGCTGAAGTCCACCGTCAATCGATCTGGAATTACTATCAAAAAAGACTACGGACCATTGCCATGGGTGGAATGTTTTCCTGGTCCTCTTAACCAGGTCTTTATGAATATTTTATCGAATGCTATTGATGCTCTAGATGACATGCGATCGCTGCCTGGCGTAGAGCCTACCATCCACATTGCCACCCAGCAGATCCATGAAAATCTCATCCAAATTCAGATTCGCGACAATGGCCCCGGCATTGCCTCCAATCTGCACCATCGCATCTTCGATCCATTTTTCACCACTAAGGAGCCTGGCAAAGGCACCGGACTAGGGCTATCGATCTGCTATCAAATCATCACCGATCGCCATAGCGGTCAGTTACGTTGTCTGTCGGAACCCGATCAGGGAACGGAGTTTATCATTGAGATTCCTGTGATCCAACCGCGATCGCCGTCTTAA